The proteins below are encoded in one region of Eulemur rufifrons isolate Redbay chromosome 2, OSU_ERuf_1, whole genome shotgun sequence:
- the PIN1 gene encoding peptidyl-prolyl cis-trans isomerase NIMA-interacting 1 isoform X2, whose protein sequence is MADEEKLPPGWEKRMSRSSGRVYYFNHITNASQWERPSGNSTSGGKNGQGEPARVRCSHLLVKHSQSRRPSSWRQEKITRTKEEALELINGYIQKIKSGEEDFESLASQFSDCSSAKARGDLGAFSRGQMQKPFEDASFALRTGEMSGPVFTDSGIHIILRTE, encoded by the exons ATGGCGGACGAGGAGAAGCTGCCGCCCGGCTGGGAGAAGCGCATGAGCCGCAGCTCAG GCCGAGTGTACTACTTCAATCACATCACTAACGCCAGCCAATGGGAGCGGCCCAGTGGCAACAGCACCAGTGGTGGCAAAAACGGGCAAGGGGAGCCCGCCAGGGTCCGCTGCTCACACCTACTGGTCAAGCACAGCCAGTCAAGGCGGCCCTCGTCCTGGCGGCAGGAGAAGATCACCCGGACCAAGGAGGAGGCCCTGGAGCTGATCAATG GCTACATCCAGAAGATCAAGTCTGGAGAGGAGGACTTTGAGTCTCTGGCCTCACAGTTCAGCGACTGCAGCTCGGCCAAGGCCAGGGGAGACCTGGGTGCCTTCAGCAGAG GTCAGATGCAGAAGCCATTTGAAGATGCCTCGTTCGCGCTGCGGACGGGGGAGATGAGCGGGCCGGTGTTCACGGACTCCGGCATCCACATCATCCTGCGCACGGAGTGA
- the OLFM2 gene encoding noelin-2 isoform X3 encodes MEVLELRTYRDLQYVRSMETLMRSLDARLRAADGSLSAKSFQELKDRMTELLPLSSVLEQYKADTRTIVRLREEVRNLSGSLAAIQEEMGAYGYEDLQQRVMALEARLHACAQKLGCGKLTGVSNPITVRAMGSRFGSWMTDTMAPSADSRVWYMDGYYKGRRVLEFRTLGDFIKGQNFIQHLLPQPWAGTGHVVYNGSLFYNKYQSNVVVKYHFRSRSVLVQRSLPGAGYNNTFPYSWGGFSDMDFMVDESGLWAVYTTNQNAGNIVVSRLDPHTLEVMRSWDTGYPKRSAGEAFMICGVLYVTNSHLAGAKVYFAYFTNTSSYEYTDVPFHNQYSHISMLDYNPRERALYTWNNGHQVLYNVTLFHVISTAGDP; translated from the exons ATGGAGGTCCTTGAGTTGCGGACGTACCGTGACCTGCAGTATGTGCGCAGCATGGAGACCCTCATGCGGAGCCTGGACGCGCGGCTCCGGGCGGCCGATGGGTCCCTCTCAGCCAAGAGCTTCCAG GAGCTGAAGGACAGGATGACGGAGCTCTTGCCCCTGAGCTCGGTCCTGGAGCAGTACAAGGCAGACACGCGGACCATCGTGCGCCTGCGGGAAGAGGTGCGGAATCTCTCGGGCAGCCTCGCGGCCATCCAGGAGGAGATGGGCGCCTACGGGTACGAGGACCTGCAGCAGCGGGTGATGGCTCTCGAGGCCCGGCTCCACGCCTGCGCCCAGAAGCTGG GCTGTGGGAAGCTGACTGGGGTCAGTAACCCCATCACCGTCCGGGCCATGGGGTCCCGCTTCGGCTCTTGGATGACGGACACGATGGCCCCCAGCGCGGACAGCCGG GTCTGGTACATGGATGGTTACTACAAAGGCCGCCGGGTCCTAGAGTTCCGCACCCTGGGAGACTTCATCAAAGGCCAGAACTTTATCCAACACCTGCTGCCCCAGCCGTGGGCGGGCACGGGCCACGTGGTGTACAATGGCTCCCTGTTCTATAACAAGTACCAGAGCAACGTGGTGGTCAAGTATCACTTCCGCTCGCGCTCTGTGCTGGTGCAGCGGAGCCTCCCGGGGGCGGGCTACAACAACACCTTCCCCTACTCCTGGGGTGGCTTCTCCGACATGGACTTCATGGTGGACGAGAGCGGGCTCTGGGCCGTGTACACCACCAACCAGAATGCGGGCAACATCGTGGTCAGCCGACTGGACCCGCACACCCTCGAGGTCATGCGGTCCTGGGACACCGGCTACCCCAAGCGCAGCGCGGGCGAGGCCTTCATGATCTGCGGTGTGCTCTACGTGACCAACTCCCACCTGGCCGGCGCCAAGGTCTACTTCGCCTACTTCACCAACACGTCCAGTTACGAGTACACGGACGTGCCCTTCCACAACCAGTACTCCCACATCTCCATGCTGGACTACAACCCCCGGGAGCGGGCCCTGTACACCTGGAACAACGGCCACCAGGTCCTCTACAACGTCACGCTGTTCCATGTCATTAGCACTGCCGGGGACCCCTAG
- the OLFM2 gene encoding noelin-2 isoform X1, translating into MSVPLLKIGAVLSTMAMVTNWMSQTLPSLVGLNGTVSRAGASEKITLFQSPEEGWQLYTSAQAPDGKCICTAVIPAQSTCSRDGRSRELRQLMEKVQNVSQSMEVLELRTYRDLQYVRSMETLMRSLDARLRAADGSLSAKSFQELKDRMTELLPLSSVLEQYKADTRTIVRLREEVRNLSGSLAAIQEEMGAYGYEDLQQRVMALEARLHACAQKLGCGKLTGVSNPITVRAMGSRFGSWMTDTMAPSADSRVWYMDGYYKGRRVLEFRTLGDFIKGQNFIQHLLPQPWAGTGHVVYNGSLFYNKYQSNVVVKYHFRSRSVLVQRSLPGAGYNNTFPYSWGGFSDMDFMVDESGLWAVYTTNQNAGNIVVSRLDPHTLEVMRSWDTGYPKRSAGEAFMICGVLYVTNSHLAGAKVYFAYFTNTSSYEYTDVPFHNQYSHISMLDYNPRERALYTWNNGHQVLYNVTLFHVISTAGDP; encoded by the exons ACTCTCTTCCAGAGCCCAGAAGAGGGCTGGCAGCTGTACACCTCGGCCCAGGCCCCCGATGGGAAATGCATCTGCACAGCTGTGATCCCTGCGCAGAGCACCTGCTCCCGAGATGGCAGGAGTCGGGAGCTGCGACAACTGATGGAGAAG GTCCAGAACGTCTCCCAGTCCATGGAGGTCCTTGAGTTGCGGACGTACCGTGACCTGCAGTATGTGCGCAGCATGGAGACCCTCATGCGGAGCCTGGACGCGCGGCTCCGGGCGGCCGATGGGTCCCTCTCAGCCAAGAGCTTCCAG GAGCTGAAGGACAGGATGACGGAGCTCTTGCCCCTGAGCTCGGTCCTGGAGCAGTACAAGGCAGACACGCGGACCATCGTGCGCCTGCGGGAAGAGGTGCGGAATCTCTCGGGCAGCCTCGCGGCCATCCAGGAGGAGATGGGCGCCTACGGGTACGAGGACCTGCAGCAGCGGGTGATGGCTCTCGAGGCCCGGCTCCACGCCTGCGCCCAGAAGCTGG GCTGTGGGAAGCTGACTGGGGTCAGTAACCCCATCACCGTCCGGGCCATGGGGTCCCGCTTCGGCTCTTGGATGACGGACACGATGGCCCCCAGCGCGGACAGCCGG GTCTGGTACATGGATGGTTACTACAAAGGCCGCCGGGTCCTAGAGTTCCGCACCCTGGGAGACTTCATCAAAGGCCAGAACTTTATCCAACACCTGCTGCCCCAGCCGTGGGCGGGCACGGGCCACGTGGTGTACAATGGCTCCCTGTTCTATAACAAGTACCAGAGCAACGTGGTGGTCAAGTATCACTTCCGCTCGCGCTCTGTGCTGGTGCAGCGGAGCCTCCCGGGGGCGGGCTACAACAACACCTTCCCCTACTCCTGGGGTGGCTTCTCCGACATGGACTTCATGGTGGACGAGAGCGGGCTCTGGGCCGTGTACACCACCAACCAGAATGCGGGCAACATCGTGGTCAGCCGACTGGACCCGCACACCCTCGAGGTCATGCGGTCCTGGGACACCGGCTACCCCAAGCGCAGCGCGGGCGAGGCCTTCATGATCTGCGGTGTGCTCTACGTGACCAACTCCCACCTGGCCGGCGCCAAGGTCTACTTCGCCTACTTCACCAACACGTCCAGTTACGAGTACACGGACGTGCCCTTCCACAACCAGTACTCCCACATCTCCATGCTGGACTACAACCCCCGGGAGCGGGCCCTGTACACCTGGAACAACGGCCACCAGGTCCTCTACAACGTCACGCTGTTCCATGTCATTAGCACTGCCGGGGACCCCTAG
- the PIN1 gene encoding peptidyl-prolyl cis-trans isomerase NIMA-interacting 1 isoform X1 produces MSRSSGRVYYFNHITNASQWERPSGNSTSGGKNGQGEPARVRCSHLLVKHSQSRRPSSWRQEKITRTKEEALELINGYIQKIKSGEEDFESLASQFSDCSSAKARGDLGAFSRDVSSGPTKLGTSCRVPLLTLAGQMQKPFEDASFALRTGEMSGPVFTDSGIHIILRTE; encoded by the exons ATGAGCCGCAGCTCAG GCCGAGTGTACTACTTCAATCACATCACTAACGCCAGCCAATGGGAGCGGCCCAGTGGCAACAGCACCAGTGGTGGCAAAAACGGGCAAGGGGAGCCCGCCAGGGTCCGCTGCTCACACCTACTGGTCAAGCACAGCCAGTCAAGGCGGCCCTCGTCCTGGCGGCAGGAGAAGATCACCCGGACCAAGGAGGAGGCCCTGGAGCTGATCAATG GCTACATCCAGAAGATCAAGTCTGGAGAGGAGGACTTTGAGTCTCTGGCCTCACAGTTCAGCGACTGCAGCTCGGCCAAGGCCAGGGGAGACCTGGGTGCCTTCAGCAGAG ATGTCTCATCAGGGCCCACCAAGCTGGGTACGTCCTGTCGGGTGCCTCTTCTGACCCTCGCAG GTCAGATGCAGAAGCCATTTGAAGATGCCTCGTTCGCGCTGCGGACGGGGGAGATGAGCGGGCCGGTGTTCACGGACTCCGGCATCCACATCATCCTGCGCACGGAGTGA
- the UBL5 gene encoding ubiquitin-like protein 5: MIEVVCNDRLGKKVRVKCNTDDTIGDLKKLIAAQTGTRWNKIVLKKWYTIFKDHVSLGDYEIHDGMNLELYYQ, encoded by the exons ATGATCGAGGTTGTTTGCAACGACCGTCTGGGGAAGAAGGTCCGCGTTAAATGCAA CACCGATGACACCATCGGGGACCTTAAGAAGCTTATTGCAGCCCAAACTGGCACCCGTTGGAACAAGATCGTCCTGAAGAAATG GTACACGATTTTTAAGGACCATGTGTCTCTAGGGGACT ATGAAATCCATGATGGGATGAACCTGGAGCTTTATTACCAATAG
- the OLFM2 gene encoding noelin-2 isoform X2, whose product MWPLTVPPPPPLLLLLLLCSGLAGQTLFQSPEEGWQLYTSAQAPDGKCICTAVIPAQSTCSRDGRSRELRQLMEKVQNVSQSMEVLELRTYRDLQYVRSMETLMRSLDARLRAADGSLSAKSFQELKDRMTELLPLSSVLEQYKADTRTIVRLREEVRNLSGSLAAIQEEMGAYGYEDLQQRVMALEARLHACAQKLGCGKLTGVSNPITVRAMGSRFGSWMTDTMAPSADSRVWYMDGYYKGRRVLEFRTLGDFIKGQNFIQHLLPQPWAGTGHVVYNGSLFYNKYQSNVVVKYHFRSRSVLVQRSLPGAGYNNTFPYSWGGFSDMDFMVDESGLWAVYTTNQNAGNIVVSRLDPHTLEVMRSWDTGYPKRSAGEAFMICGVLYVTNSHLAGAKVYFAYFTNTSSYEYTDVPFHNQYSHISMLDYNPRERALYTWNNGHQVLYNVTLFHVISTAGDP is encoded by the exons ACTCTCTTCCAGAGCCCAGAAGAGGGCTGGCAGCTGTACACCTCGGCCCAGGCCCCCGATGGGAAATGCATCTGCACAGCTGTGATCCCTGCGCAGAGCACCTGCTCCCGAGATGGCAGGAGTCGGGAGCTGCGACAACTGATGGAGAAG GTCCAGAACGTCTCCCAGTCCATGGAGGTCCTTGAGTTGCGGACGTACCGTGACCTGCAGTATGTGCGCAGCATGGAGACCCTCATGCGGAGCCTGGACGCGCGGCTCCGGGCGGCCGATGGGTCCCTCTCAGCCAAGAGCTTCCAG GAGCTGAAGGACAGGATGACGGAGCTCTTGCCCCTGAGCTCGGTCCTGGAGCAGTACAAGGCAGACACGCGGACCATCGTGCGCCTGCGGGAAGAGGTGCGGAATCTCTCGGGCAGCCTCGCGGCCATCCAGGAGGAGATGGGCGCCTACGGGTACGAGGACCTGCAGCAGCGGGTGATGGCTCTCGAGGCCCGGCTCCACGCCTGCGCCCAGAAGCTGG GCTGTGGGAAGCTGACTGGGGTCAGTAACCCCATCACCGTCCGGGCCATGGGGTCCCGCTTCGGCTCTTGGATGACGGACACGATGGCCCCCAGCGCGGACAGCCGG GTCTGGTACATGGATGGTTACTACAAAGGCCGCCGGGTCCTAGAGTTCCGCACCCTGGGAGACTTCATCAAAGGCCAGAACTTTATCCAACACCTGCTGCCCCAGCCGTGGGCGGGCACGGGCCACGTGGTGTACAATGGCTCCCTGTTCTATAACAAGTACCAGAGCAACGTGGTGGTCAAGTATCACTTCCGCTCGCGCTCTGTGCTGGTGCAGCGGAGCCTCCCGGGGGCGGGCTACAACAACACCTTCCCCTACTCCTGGGGTGGCTTCTCCGACATGGACTTCATGGTGGACGAGAGCGGGCTCTGGGCCGTGTACACCACCAACCAGAATGCGGGCAACATCGTGGTCAGCCGACTGGACCCGCACACCCTCGAGGTCATGCGGTCCTGGGACACCGGCTACCCCAAGCGCAGCGCGGGCGAGGCCTTCATGATCTGCGGTGTGCTCTACGTGACCAACTCCCACCTGGCCGGCGCCAAGGTCTACTTCGCCTACTTCACCAACACGTCCAGTTACGAGTACACGGACGTGCCCTTCCACAACCAGTACTCCCACATCTCCATGCTGGACTACAACCCCCGGGAGCGGGCCCTGTACACCTGGAACAACGGCCACCAGGTCCTCTACAACGTCACGCTGTTCCATGTCATTAGCACTGCCGGGGACCCCTAG